From a region of the Euwallacea similis isolate ESF13 chromosome 3, ESF131.1, whole genome shotgun sequence genome:
- the LOC136419766 gene encoding uncharacterized protein, which translates to MRFYRANGTYRENPLDTEFGWYFQDIAIDEAAIDCDEHNERVRAASKPPQTREPSGEVPLESKNDGSTSSVTEDSDIECESLNKDNTKSHKIDFNIKEELPIDYSLNVHNVEGCVESPEANFYSHIKQMEIPPKEKLMALINPVNPETRALLSVINYSKYKSLSERATSEDVLRSLNFKATKCNHFITEKSPFRTFKSIRGVPNINFQLSVDSEVDAQRRMISEIRSYHDTKEDNMLSLMMELVNTDLDSNLGDMSIFSGSSGELSNPVNGDTSDIGTSIRSSIISKEDKTKDRLKYLNIPNRQTILNSIGLNDDIDRSIETFMCEKNEMHRQLRDIRSSFEDYEKKVEDLIGEANSLQNDLRETTYLTNLIHLLNGRLERVKNNKLPFRIFHTSSIGVWETDENLIL; encoded by the exons ATGCGGTTCTATCGTGCAAACGGCACCTACAGGGAGAACCCGCTGGACACAGAATTCGGGTGGTACTTTCAAGATATCGCGATTGATGAGGCTGCCATTGACTGCGACGAGCACAACGAGAGGGTGCGAGCTGCTTCGAAACCACCGCAGACGCGGGAACCTTCTGGGGAGGTTCCATTGGAGTCCAAAAACGATGGTTCGACGAGTTCGGTAACTGAAGATTCGGATATCGAATGCGAAAGCTTG AACAAGGACAACACAAAAAGCCACAAAATCGACTTTAACATCAAAGAAGAACTTCCCATCGATTACTCCCTTAACGTCCACAATGTCGAGGGCTGCGTCGAAAGCCCCGAAGCGAATTTCTACAGTCACATCAAGCAGATGGAGATTCCCCCCAAGGAGAAATTGATGGCCCTAATCAACCCTGTGAACCCTGAAACTCGCGCTCTTTTAAGCGTGATCAACTATAGCAAATACAAAAGCCTGAGCGAGAGGGCAACCAGTGAAGACGTACTGAGGAGTCTCAACTTTAAAGCCACGAAATGCAACCATTTCATCACGGAAAAATCTCCTTTCAGGACTTTTAAATCCATCAGGGGAGTGCCTAACATTAATTTCCAGCTGAGCGTTGATTCGGAGGTTGATGCTCAGAGGCGGATGATTTCTGAGATTAGAAGCTATCACGACACCAAGGAGGATAACATGCTGTCGCTGATGATGGAGTTGGTCAACACTG ACTTAGATAGCAATTTGGGGGACATGTCAATTTTCAGCGGATCTTCTGGAGAGCTCAGCAATCCAGTTAATGGGGACACGAGCGACATAGGCACGAGCATTCGGAGCAGCATCATTAGCAAAGAGGACAAAACTAAAGACAGGCTCAAATATCTAAACATCCCCAATAGGCAGACCATCCTAAACAGCATAGGGCTAAATGACGACATAGATAGGAGCATAGAGACTTTCATgtgtgagaaaaatgaaatgcaCAGGCAGCTGCGGGACATCAGAAGCAGCTTTGAG gactatgaaaaaaaagtggaaGATCTGATCGGCGAAGCCAATTCCCTTCAAAACGACCTGAGGGAAACCACCTACTTAACAAATTTGATTCATTTGCTGAACGGCCGTTTGGAAAGGGTGAAGAACAATAAGCTTCCGTTCCGGATTTTCCATACGTCATCGATCGGGGTCTGGGAAACCGACGAAAATCTTATACTATAG
- the LOC136419976 gene encoding uncharacterized protein, with protein sequence MAKKGQPVQLQIEVSNDEEWEKLLQKEGLILVDVYSEWCGPCLGMQANLKKIKLEHGGDLLQLAITKSDGITSLERFRNKSEPTWMFISKGKMVNLMFGANSPKLTRLVIDELRKEKAESEGQPTDRTPLEITEMADDEKVRYEAIECKEREIREKEEKKKAKELLERRTKECENIVTNLPNYGAILIFSSAKDKYKEVLNEILDEAGLIIQQTEKVKLNDQVMEELLYFSENKRLPLKTIEDSGNNKLSFALLLKRAGDHLTGNIDDVVLQMAFGNLRRHPGDEKSPAFKLRKLWVEGGKPREWVDVAENMTVEEIKEVEQNVLLGIWAPPNSLAKGMTLKLFFPNLAAPFMLPVVEEVPLHVAVAYDAFKAKDVFDLSEKYPKKVISFGYFSNDRSGEAKLLGKNTEQYENRNETVTYEEKIIIQLAKDDPQCFMDFIDLGPSYISSDVEIGELDCRFFFPPGYNTPEAEIITYLKKKSKKKCKIGKLKIVSEQIQDADVQSNGAGTEVDTSLMDIAGEQENEEDSEEGGEDMENGDGGGRVKENSDKATSPVNEQ encoded by the exons ATGGCAAAGAAGGGCCAGCCAGTACAACTGCAAATCGAAGTAAGTAACGACGAGGAATGGGAAAAGTTACTGCAAAAGGAGGGTCTAATAC tggTGGATGTCTACTCCGAATGGTGCGGACCCTGCCTGGGGATGCAGGCCAACCTGAAGAAGATCAAGCTGGAGCATGGCGGAGATTTGCTACAGCTTGCAATT ACGAAATCGGACGGTATAACGTCCCTTGAGAGATTTAGAAACAAGAGCGAACCCACTTGGATGTTCATATCT AAGGGTAAAATGGTCAATCTTATGTTCGGCGCCAATTCCCCTAAGCTGACCCGACTGGTCATTGACGAGCTGAGGAAGGAGAAAGCAGAATCTGAGGGCCAACCGACTGATCGCACTCCACTGGAAATCACTGAGATGGCTGATGACGAGAAAGTCAGGTACGAGGCAATTGAGTGTAAAGAAAGGGAAATCAG GGAGAAAGAGGAGAAGAAGAAAGCTAAGGAGCTACTGGAAAGGAGGACCAAGGAGTGCGAAAATATTGTCACAAATCTGCCCAACTATGGAGCGATCCTTATTTTCTCCTCTGCCAAGGACAAGTATAAGGAAGTGCTCAATGAGATACTGGATGAGGCGGGGCTGATCATACAGCAAACTGAAAAG GTAAAACTCAACGACCAAGTAATGGAGGAGCTCCTCTACTTCTCAGAAAACAAACGTCTGCCCTTAAAAACTATCGAAGACTCCGGTAACAACAAGCTAAGCTTCGCCCTCCTCCTGAAAAGGGCTGGAGATCACCTCACTGGTAATATCGACGACGTGGTGCTCCAAATGGCATTTGGCAACCTCAGGAGGCACCCAGGAGATGAAAAGTCTCCAGCTTTCAAATTAAGGAAGCTCTGGGTGGAGGGCGGAAAGCCCAGAGAGTGGGTGGATGTGGCCGAGAACATGACTGTTGAGGAGATTAAAGAGGTGGAGCAAAACGTGCTTTTAG GCATATGGGCACCTCCGAATTCTCTCGCCAAAGGCATGACTTTGAAACTGTTTTTCCCCAACTTGGCAGCCCCCTTCATGTTGCCAGTTGTGGAGGAAGTCCCCTTGCATGTGGCAGTAGCATATGATGCATTTAAAG CCAAGGACGTTTTTGACCTATCAGAGAAGTAcccaaaaaaagtaataagcTTTGGTTATTTCTCCAATGATCGCTCTGGAGAAGCCAAATTGCTGGGCAAAAATACTGAGCAATATGAAAACAGAAATGAGACTGTGACCTA CGaagagaaaattataattcaacTGGCAAAAGACGACCCTCAGTGTTTCATGGATTTCATAGATCTAGGGCCCTCATACATCAGCTCCGACGTGGAAATTGGAGAGCTGGATTGCAGATTCTTTTTCCCTCCTGGATATAACACTCCGGAGGCTGAGATCATCACTTATTTAAAGAAGAAGTCGAAGAAGAAAT GCAAAATTGGGAAGCTGAAGATTGTTTCTGAGCAAATACAAGACGCTGATGTGCAGTCCAATGGTGCGGGCACTGAAGTGGACACTTCGCTGATGGACATTGCAGGGGAGCAGGAGAATGAGGAGGATAGCGAGGAAGGGGGTGAAGATATGGAGAATGGGGATGGAGGGGGAAGAGTAAAGGAAAACTCTGATAAGGCAACATCGCCCGTGAATGAACAGTAG
- the LOC136419979 gene encoding protein commissureless 2 homolog gives MDLNLDIGTSPLDALSIKAVDFNVSDFSVSQVGEESDVTALSDPVYEQFLADVWVGIVLTLMVLSCVCFMCSCLIYHKIQEWKHREISPHGNPEAGMPEAELPSYTIASGLPTYEEALEQLKRIQEKTREAQQVRTNSTAQEAMSEVRTQGRGHGQSGALSMFSLFGINKNGGESSATKPT, from the exons ATGGATTTGAATTTGGACATAGGCACATCGCCTCTGGACGCTCTATCCATAAAAGCGGTGGATTTCAacgtttcggatttttcaGTTTCTCAGGTGGGCGAAGAATCGGATGTGACAGCCCTTTCCGATCCGGTTTACGAACAGTTTTTGGCGGACGTGTGGGTCGGGATCGTGCTCACTTTGATGGTGCTCAGTTGCGTATGTTTCATGTGCTCTTGCTTGATATACCACAAAATACAGGAGTGGAAGCATAGAG AAATCTCTCCTCACGGCAATCCTGAAGCTGGGATGCCCGAAGCTGAGCTGCCCAGCTACACCATAGCTTCGGGATTGCCCACATACGAGGAGGCCTTGGAGCAGCTGAAGCGAATCCAGGAGAAAACGAGAGAAGCTCAGCAAGTGAGAACGAACAGTACTGCCCAGGAGGCAATGAGTGAAGTTCGGACTCAAGGGCGTGGTCATGGGCAAAGTGGCGCATTGTCCATGTTTAGTTTGTTCGGGATTAACAAGAACGGGGGGGAGAGTAGTGCTACAAAGCCCACTTGA